From the genome of Methanoculleus sp. SDB, one region includes:
- a CDS encoding AbrB family transcriptional regulator, which yields MTGEDISCSCAPEAGCRIEAVLTVDDRGQMVLPKDIRERAAIRPGEKLALIAWEKDGSVCCLALIKADNLSGMVRDVLGPLMNAVE from the coding sequence ATGACAGGAGAAGACATCTCCTGCAGCTGCGCTCCTGAAGCCGGCTGCAGGATTGAGGCGGTGCTCACCGTCGACGACCGGGGGCAGATGGTGCTCCCGAAGGATATCCGCGAACGGGCGGCAATCCGCCCCGGCGAGAAGCTCGCGCTGATTGCATGGGAGAAAGACGGGAGCGTCTGCTGCCTCGCCCTGATCAAGGCCGATAACCTGAGCGGTATGGTCCGGGATGTGCTTGGCCCGC